The region tatcAGCTCTACTGTATTATCTTCAAGTGCTTTTTATATTATTttcaagtgctttttacagtgctctgcacacagtaagtgctcaataaataccattgatgggtggccatggggtggggatgagggagaaagAATGCTGTAAACCCACCCACACCTTTAGGcaccattcgttcaatcatatttactgagagttccCATCATCCACTAGGAATAAAAGAGAAGAGAGACCCCAGTTTGTTTACTGTACCTGTATGTCCAGGAAAATGATTAGGGGCCACATTCTTCACCCCTAcaccaggggagggagagatttcAGATTTGGGGTCCTGGTCCTGCCCAGCTTCATGTTGGACTGTTGTAGAAACAGCCTGGGGGGTACTAACAGACATTCCTGAAGGGAGATTATTTGTGATTAGATCAATCCTAGAGGTTTCCAGATCCAAGGGCTCTACATGAAGACATTGGATGCTTCCCAGAGTGCCAGACAGCTGTACACCTGATCCATCTTCTGTTTCTCCCCTGGGACTGGGTTGGGCAGTATTACTTCCACTGTCAGGGGTCTCACCATTGCCTGATTCTTGTCCACCAGCCGTCAAGGTCAGCTGTTTCTCTTCAACATCAGTAAAGGGGCCAGTCACGCACTCAGCTGCCCCAGAGCTCGTTGTTGGGATCTTTTCCCTTTTTGAGAGCACTCCCCTGCTGGAAACTTGGGAGGGATGAACTCTTAGCCCTTCCGAGAGGCCCCCTGGAGCCACGGTGgatgaggatgaataaagggcagaGGTCTTAGTTAGAGCAAGTCTCCTAATCAACCCTTGGTCTCCTACCTCTACAGTCCTCAAAGCGGCTTCAGGCCCACTTATTTGTTGTGCTAGTCTCACCTGGGTGCCCACTTTGGGAATAGCTTCAGGCACTGGGatctggagggagagcagatcagTTAGAGAAAGGGTCCTGGAGGGATGTCCTGGGAAGGGTATAGTCACGCCAGGATTGACAGCTTTATTCTCCAGCTTTTCCCACTGGGAGAGATTTGAGGCTGGGATACTCATTAGGGTCATAGAGTCTTCACCTCCAGAATGCTTTTCACTTTCTGTTGGCCTCAACAAGCTTTGGGCCATTGGGCTTTGCTCCTTTAAGGCCAGCCCCTGAGGCCTCAGTGGTCGGAGGAGGCGTGGAACACCTTCGTCATCCAGGATGCCATTGCTCTCGGGAACCCACAATTCCTCCTTGTCATTCAGCTGGGGCAACTCTTTTACCAGTTGGTCTCTATAGCTCAGCCCATCATTTCTCCATGTCAAGGTGTTAGCAGGCTGCTGCCATCCACCTGGTTTAGCACGAGTCCTCGCATGATCAAGGTCAGCATGAGAGACAGAGGCACATCTAGGAAGTTCTTCTGCCTCCGGATCTGGGAACACATAATACTGGGCGTGGAAGTACCGGCTGGCATGGCCGGGAGAAGAGCCCATGGAGAAGAGTAGGATATGGACAGCCCAAGCCTGGGAAGCAAAGGTCAGAGTCCCCTGAGTCTCACAGGCACAGGCAGCTTTCCTCTCCACACTCGAAAAGACACCCTGAAACACCAGAATGTCCTGGTTCTCTCCACAGCTCTCAGACACCCCAAACCCTTTGACATATACTACGATGTGCTTCCCAGGACCTGCCCAGATGGTCCAGTTGCACCAGATGTTGACTTGAAGGTGGTTGAGACTCCCAGACAGGGAAAATTCTCCAACTGCATCCAGCAAAACCACATGGCAACTTCTTATAGGGAGAACTTCAATGACCCCAGCTTGCTGCACCTCTGGGGAGAAGAAGATAGAAGGGGGTGGACAAAAGACTTGAGATAGTGATTTTCTCCTCAGGGGCCCACCCAGATCTCCTTGCTTTACTCAAGATAGGCAATTGCTAACTGGTGGGCACTTTAACATATTTCCTCCAGTTCaggacactgcttctctatctctggtGGAGAACCACAACAATCCAGTATAACTGATCGGGGTTTGTAGTCAGGGTGCCAAACTCTGCCAGACACCATTCCACATCCAAACCCTTAAACCAGAACTGGGAAGAAGTTCTGGGAACAGCGCTCCTCACTAATCCCCGGTTAGCCCTTATTCCACCTTTTCACATCCCAAGGGCATCCGTGACAGCTCTATCGGTAAGTAGGGCTAGTGGAAAACATAGCCTGGACATAGCTGTTGTACTTAAACTTGGTCCATATCCACTATACTACCATTAATGGATCTGTTCCTCACCTCTCATGAAGCTATGCATGATGGGAAAGGAGTAGATTGGAaagaaagataattcaggcatTATTTTAGTACTCAGTAATTCAGAGAATTGCCTCAGGACCTCTCCAGAGTTTTTTTCCTTGGGGTTGACTGATATAGTTTAAAGGAAGGAAATGGCAGGATGGGGAGGATAACTTCTTCAGTTTAGGACTAAGCTGCaaatagggtaaagaaatggAGAGAACAATGCTAGTTTACCCATTTTCCCCAGACAGTAcaagttaaaataaaaaaaaagaagtctagAGAATACTGGATTAGCAAATTTATTAGACCAATATCTGTAGTAGGTCCAGTCAGCTTGAGGCCACTGTGATACTCTAAGGACTGTTCTCCCCACTGAGACAGGGCATATCTGTATGATTCACCAGCCTTTGGGACTTCCCCCAGCacaaaaaagggaagggggaagttcAGGACTTTGGAGGGGGTCCCCTGTTAGGCTGTTTCTAGAGATAGCAGAAATATTCAAAGGCCTcatgaggagacagagaaagtaAAGGGGTCTCACTTACCCAAGTGGCTGGGAAGAGTTTCTGTTTCCAAAGGGAACATGTTTTCAGAGAAAACTGGCAACGGCACTGCAGCAAAACATACAGTCTGATCCCCCTTATGTCCCAGTGGGTGAGTGGATAAGTTCAGCAGGCAGTCTCTCCACCCACATGCTTTCTGCATCATAGAGCTGGGAAACCTCAGAGTCTGCACTTGGGTCCCCTCACCACTCTGGATCTCAGCCTGGAGCCTGTTGGTTCCCAGATGGTTTCTCAATGATGTACCTCTAGGCTTGTGGTGGCTCTCTCcaatgtgggcagagagaggagccATATTGGTGCAGGCCTCTGATCCTGAGCAGGACTTGCTCAGTGGAGAGGTATCTATGGCTTCTGAAAGGCTGAGTCCTGGAGCCAGCTGAGAAGCACTCTGTAATCCCTCATCAAGGCTCCCCACTCCTGACGGACTAAAAAAGAGATTCCTTAAACCAGCTCCAGGTTCATCTGGGGTCACCTCCCATGTACTTTCTGCTTCCTTGAGAATGGGTGTCAGAAGAAAAGTCTTATCCAGGATGTTTCGAGCAGCTGGTAGCAGGGGCCTCACTTCACCTACGCTGAGGACTTTCTTTCCTATTGTAGGTACAGGGCAACTCGTTGGGAGGCAGGATGTTAGCTTGGCTTCAAGCAGGCTTTCCATGGGAGCCACCACTAAATTATGGGATACATGCTCCAGATCTGTTTTAAGAAGGCCTGGATGGAGATTGATGGGAAATTCTGAAGCAGTCAGGGGCTGTCTTGGACCTGGGAAGGTTAGCGCAGACTCAGTCCCTCTTCTGGTCTCCACAGGACTAACTGGCAACTGAAAGGACCACTCCCATTCCATTTGGGAAGCTAGGAATGAAGGCACAAGGGACACATTAAATTCAGGGTAAGCAGTGGGAGGGACCAGAGTTCTCTCAGCTTTTACCCTCTCCTTGAGACTAACTAACTGAGAAAGAACAGCTGTGCTTTGGGGAAGCCACTCAGTATCTAGGTTTGTACCCTCCCCAAGGTAAAGGGTGGGGATCATCTTGATTTCCAATGTACTCTCTGGTTGGGTAGGAAGGTGGAAGGGTCTTGCCATACTTGGAAGGACAGACATCAGGTCTGTTTCAGTTTCCCCTCCTCTGTGACTTGGGGGGAGCCATTCAGAGGGCACATCATAATTCAGGCTATCCTTGGagctgaaggaaggaaaagatggcTCAAGGCTGGCTACAGATATTCCCACAGTGGGGCTTATTGAGATTGTATGGCAACCTGTCTGTCGCTGAGGTGTGTCTAATAAAGGTGTGGTGTCCAAAGACAGACCCATTTCAGTAGTTTGGCTAGACTCTATCCAAATAAACATGTCAACAGCAGAATTTTCAACAGTTTCAAGAGCTGCAGATGGCTCCAGAAGCAGGTCATCTGGAACAGTCACATAATTAGTCATCTGAAGTGGAAGGCCTATGGTGTCCACGACTCCTGTCCCAGGAATACTGTAGAGTTCACTCTGGAGAGCCTCTGGAACTACATTAATCAAGGAGATGATGGGTAGAGAGCTCCCTGCTGATTGTCTGGGGAAATGGCCCATTACTTCATAAGTCTGCatatcctccacctcctcccagggAGCACCTCCCTGAGACTTGAAAAGGGTGGTCAGcatcttctcttcttcccaggaTACTGCTCTTTCCGGAAGTCTTGCCCCCAGATAGTTAGTTGAAGCAAAGAGGGTGAAAGGACTGGGCCTTATGTTCAGTATCACACCTTTAGGAGGGGTCAATCCGTATTCAACTACATTCTCTGGTCTTCCAATTTCAAGCCATTTGGTCCAATCTCCCATCCCAGAGGACTCTGTGGACCTCAGAAGATGAGTGCTTAGCAAGGTGGTCTGTGACAGTGCACTGGAACAAAGTGGCAGAATGCTTCTTCCTCTTTGTGCATTTTTCTCCCAAACATTCAAGTTGGCTGTGGTCCTGCCAAAGGTTTCAGAAGATTGACCTTCCCCTAAGTGACATAGTGGCTGGGAAGCCAGAGAAGAAGCTGTGTCAGCAACCttggatttggagagggaagCACCTGGGGTGGTCAGAGCTGCACGGTGGGTAGTACCCCAGGCCTGGATTTCTTTAGCTTTTCCCCACGTTGATGCCAGCTCTGGAATGAGAAGAGGGGAGGCCTGAATATGGTTTCTTGAAGTTAGGCTGGTGTGCAAGCTCAAAGGAGCCTGGGAGCGATTACCAGCAGAATATGAAATCTTCTGCTCAGCAGTCCTCGGACCAGGTTTCTCTTGAAGTGGGACTTGAGATGCTTCACCTTTTTCTGCAGTTGTAATGCCAGGGTCTGGAAATACGAAATACTTTGCTTTAAAGCGCTGGGGCCCACGCTTCTGGAAGTAGTTCTTGGACAGTAAGACCACATGGACAGCTGAAGCTTGAGTAGCAAAAACGTGGACTTCCTTGTTCCAACAAGCGTAGGCGATGGCATTTTCTACAACAGAGGCCACCCCTTGAAATACAATCTTATCTGTATTTTTCTCGCAGTCAGTGTTTCCTCCAAATCCCCAGATGTAAATAAGAATGTGGTTTCTGGGACCAGCCCAGATGGTCCAATTGCACCAGATATTTTCAGGAAAACGGTGCTGATACGCTGGAAGAGAGAATTCTCCCATCTTGCTCTTCAAGACTGTATGACAACGTCTCACAGGCATATACACTTCAGTCCAAGACAGTCTCACCTCTGTAGGGggtagggtgggtggggaagaggaaagaaaatctgTAAGAAAGAGCTATAGATGTAGTGCTAAAAGTAATTTCTAAgtacttaacgtgtgcagagcaatgcgtTAGCTTTGGTAAGAAGCCTGCACAGAGGGAAGTTAGACCCAGTCTCTggcccttaaggggctcacaatctgatatTAAAAGGAGAGGCAGGGCAAaagacatcatggcctagtggaaaaagcttgggtctgggggtgaggggacctgggttttaatcttagtTCTACTACTtggtttgcccaagatgacaTGGCAAGCATCtaacttctgtgcttcaatttccccaagtgtaaagtgggtattaaatacctattctccctccctcagactggaagctccctgggggacaggaactgtctgaacTGTCTGACCTGTCTTCtatataacccagtgcttatatagttaatacaaaaaaaaccacaaacaagaacaatgataTCTACAGCAAGAGGAGTCAGTAAACAGGGGCATGAGTTTCACTAGATTTCTTCTCTTCTTGGTTCCTCAAGATGGAGATGCCAACCCATAGAGAATAGTTTGCTGGTTTTTTCTAGCACTCTCCTCTAGGTGAGAACTTCTGgcgtagagatgcagcatggcgtagtggctagagcccaggcgtcaggtcatgggttctaatcccagctctgccactttgctgcgtgaccttgggcaagttacttcacttctctgtgcctcacttacctcatctggaaaatggggaggtagtctgtgagcctgtggtaGGACaaagactatgcccaacccaatttgcttgtatccaccccagcacttagtacagtgcctggcacatagtaaatgcttaacaaatactattattattggaaagggctagagaagcagtgtagcttaatggatagagcatgggcatgggagtcagaaggacctgggttctaattctgaccacatttcttctctgtacccttaggcaagttacttgtcttctctgtgtctcagttgtctcatctgtaaaatgggggaaaagagtgagcctcatgtgtgacaaggactctatccagcctgattcatttgtatctacccagagcttagaaaaatagtgcttggcacatcgtaagcacttaagtataattgttattattaagcaggaaGAACTACTTGACTAACAGAGGACACAGGCAGGGCTCCAGAATGCTGCCTTCTACAGTTAGGGCAAAGTATGCCTGaagccctcctcccactcctaagGAAAATGGAATACTTTCCTTCAAGGAATCCTTATTCCAAGAAGAGTCATAGATGCCAAGGGGCTGTTACTTTGGCTAAGAGCTAAACAGGTCAGAGAGAATTTGGAATCATTGCCGGCCTGTTGCTCTTGGGTCCTGTTGCGGACCCAATCTGAGCAAGACTTTCACAGATGGACACCCAAGGGACAAGGACCTGCTATCACTGGGAAGCAGTAAACACATTTATACACCCTTGCCCACTTCCGTCATTTGGGGGCTTCTCACAGAGGCACAGCACATTACTGTAATAGATACCCCACAAAGGGAAAGAACAGGTCAGAGAGTGGAGAAGGATTCCTCCCAGCAGACACAGTTTGGAGTGAGAAGTGATTTCCCAACTGGAGTTTCCCCCACAATCAGTATCTCCGCAGCACCAATAGACAAACTTTGGCACAAGAAACCTAGGGTAAAGAGATGTGAGAATGGAAGAGGCAAAATAAACTCCCTGGGCAAGAGAGACGAGGGGAGAATGATGCATTTACCAGGGCCCACAGGATGAACATCTCTCAGGAAATGAGTTATCTGCAAAAAGAAAACCCCATAGAaccaattagtagtatttatcaagcacttaagaaaaaaataatagcaTTAGAAGAGACACACCCTACTATTAAACACACagtatcctcccccacccccacccacatgCTTCCTTAAATTTGGGAGACACCCAAGGAGCCTCATCTCTCACCTACAAACCAGAGCCTAAAACTGCTTACCACCTCCTCTTCATGTTGTCCAGTTAAAGAGTCAAGTCGTGGGTTAAGCAGCCATGTGATCCTTACAGtacccaaaaaacaaaagaaacaaagaaagtgAAAGAGACAAGCCATAACACCCCCTCACAACTCCACCCAGTTTCCTCAGATACCCTTTTCTCACTCACTTCCTGGAAGGGGTTGGGCCCAGGTAATTTACAAATGCTGGGTCTGTCCCTCACCTGTACTCATTTGCCTAATTGGCTGCTTTCAGGAAGTAGTTTAATTTAGGAGTGTTGGACAGGGAGCACCAGGTTGAAGGTGGCTTCCTAGCTTGGGCCTATTTTGCATTTTTATAGGGCACTGGGTTGTGAGGAGCATCTAACTGCTTCTGTGCCAGATCTGTTTCTCACCACTGAAAGcaagaattaaaaaataaatgatgaaaTAATCCCAGGGCCTACCAACTCCTGCATCTCTGGAGTCTGTTTCAAATTACTTGTTGGCCCTGTCTCAGTGAAACCTTTGAACTCccacccctttttcccctctctcttccctccggtGTCACAGCCAGCGAAGGCTAGAACTGCCTTCCCTGAAGAAGTTGACCCAAGGACCCTGTGACCCGTATTCTGAGTCCTGAGAGGATCCCTCCACTGCATCCTGATAAAGTTTCCTCAAGAATTTCAGCTCCCACCTGCCTCTGGCCACTTCTAGCCTGTGAAATCTTTCTCTTGCAGGTTGGCTCAGGTCTGTGGTTGGCCTGGATTCTGAACAAAGGGAAAGTTTATCTCCATCATTTCCCTCACAACTTCTTTTATTCCCTGGGGCCTGGGGAGCTTTGTCCCTAGATGGTTTCCTGGGAAGAGACCCTGCTGGCCTCTCCCACAGTCCAATAGGATTGCATTTGGATATGAAGCAAGACTaatcttgttaatgaattgtacactgccttgattctatttagttgccattgtttttacgagatgttcttccccttgtctctatttattgccattgttcttgtctgtccgtctcccccgattagactgtaagcccgtcaaacggcagggactgtctctatctgttgccgacttgttcattccaagcgcttagtacagtgctctgcacatagtaagcgctcaataaatactattgaatgaatgaatgaataatctagttAACAGCCTGCAACTGATCTGCTTCTGCCTGGTTTCTCAAGTTGACAGGAGACTGTCTTTGTTCCAGAGCACATGGTGGTCCCGGTGAAGGGTGTGGGACAAGGCAGAGGACTACCCAATCAACATAAATCTTTCCAAGAATAAATcaaggggaggaagagtggaaCATAAACTGTCACAGGTTGAGTGGTGGTGTGAAGTGAGAGATGAACTGCTAGGGAAATCATCAGGTGAGAGGTTGTTGTATGCTAATGAGACAGCTTGGACAAAGGCTCAGAGGCAGGATAGGGAGGCCCAGGTAAGGGGAGGGAAGCCTACGTGAGGGGAAGGTCTCAAGAAAGCAAAGTGACTGAAGCAAAGGATGTGGGCTGAGACAGAGTAGGTTGTGAGAACAGATGGTTAGGATAGAGTCAAATGCTGAAGAGCTTTAATTGGTCCAATTACGCCACCATGGCCCCATTCAGAAATTCTACTGAACAGAACTTCCCTGACTTCGAAACAGGTTGAAACATTTTCCTGCCTTTGGGGAGGAGTCCTATGGGTTTCAGGAAGAATTCTTAGATCTATAATTTAAAACTTTGGCTGCAAATTGAAAAGATGTCAACACTGAACTGATCTTT is a window of Ornithorhynchus anatinus isolate Pmale09 chromosome 9, mOrnAna1.pri.v4, whole genome shotgun sequence DNA encoding:
- the LOC103171200 gene encoding uncharacterized protein LOC103171200 isoform X4, with the protein product MPVRRCHTVLKSKMGEFSLPAYQHRFPENIWCNWTIWAGPRNHILIYIWGFGGNTDCEKNTDKIVFQGVASVVENAIAYACWNKEVHVFATQASAVHVVLLSKNYFQKRGPQRFKAKYFVFPDPGITTAEKGEASQVPLQEKPGPRTAEQKISYSAGNRSQAPLSLHTSLTSRNHIQASPLLIPELASTWGKAKEIQAWGTTHRAALTTPGASLSKSKVADTASSLASQPLCHLGEGQSSETFGRTTANLNVWEKNAQRGRSILPLCSSALSQTTLLSTHLLRSTESSGMGDWTKWLEIGRPENVVEYGLTPPKGVILNIRPSPFTLFASTNYLGARLPERAVSWEEEKMLTTLFKSQGGAPWEEVEDMQTYEVMGHFPRQSAGSSLPIISLINVVPEALQSELYSIPGTGVVDTIGLPLQMTNYVTVPDDLLLEPSAALETVENSAVDMFIWIESSQTTEMGLSLDTTPLLDTPQRQTGCHTISISPTVGISVASLEPSFPSFSSKDSLNYDVPSEWLPPSHRGGETETDLMSVLPSMARPFHLPTQPESTLEIKMIPTLYLGEGTNLDTEWLPQSTAVLSQLVSLKERVKAERTLVPPTAYPEFNVSLVPSFLASQMEWEWSFQLPVSPVETRRGTESALTFPGPRQPLTASEFPINLHPGLLKTDLEHVSHNLVVAPMESLLEAKLTSCLPTSCPVPTIGKKVLSVGEVRPLLPAARNILDKTFLLTPILKEAESTWEVTPDEPGAGLRNLFFSPSGVGSLDEGLQSASQLAPGLSLSEAIDTSPLSKSCSGSEACTNMAPLSAHIGESHHKPRGTSLRNHLGTNRLQAEIQSGEGTQVQTLRFPSSMMQKACGWRDCLLNLSTHPLGHKGDQTVCFAAVPLPVFSENMFPLETETLPSHLEVQQAGVIEVLPIRSCHVVLLDAVGEFSLSGSLNHLQVNIWCNWTIWAGPGKHIVVYVKGFGVSESCGENQDILVFQGVFSSVERKAACACETQGTLTFASQAWAVHILLFSMGSSPGHASRYFHAQYYVFPDPEAEELPRCASVSHADLDHARTRAKPGGWQQPANTLTWRNDGLSYRDQLVKELPQLNDKEELWVPESNGILDDEGVPRLLRPLRPQGLALKEQSPMAQSLLRPTESEKHSGGEDSMTLMSIPASNLSQWEKLENKAVNPGVTIPFPGHPSRTLSLTDLLSLQIPVPEAIPKVGTQVRLAQQISGPEAALRTVEVGDQGLIRRLALTKTSALYSSSSTVAPGGLSEGLRVHPSQVSSRGVLSKREKIPTTSSGAAECVTGPFTDVEEKQLTLTAGGQESGNGETPDSGSNTAQPSPRGETEDGSGVQLSGTLGSIQCLHVEPLDLETSRIDLITNNLPSGMSVSTPQAVSTTVQHEAGQDQDPKSEISPSPGVGVKNVAPNHFPGHTAAVTLFPDLGNGSILESPHNPGDVLFEVVVEMEHQARLPVGEFGVEKSLVESIKQKISKNLKFLSHKVDEMKLMEIKRRDAANVSLTFWLHLRAGKRNRSDSLLSQLRVLAGHGLHNQLKVLIGHSLGTRLKLKSLTIEDVNECKIGLEICGDEAECLNGVGTYLCRCKEGFEDYSPLQTGTLCVYAPQSGIGFLFSYLDVVVGAVVFATILLMLLIGILWLLTKARAEEGVLSLQEEVATPESPLPTPLAQAEPSIDLRLLSGHPAFSPYQPKLRAKVSDWALAQRAYPSEGFHVSVERSQCL
- the LOC103171200 gene encoding uncharacterized protein LOC103171200 isoform X3, which produces MACLFHFLCFFCFLGTVRITWLLNPRLDSLTGQHEEEVITHFLRDVHPVGPEVRLSWTEVYMPVRRCHTVLKSKMGEFSLPAYQHRFPENIWCNWTIWAGPRNHILIYIWGFGGNTDCEKNTDKIVFQGVASVVENAIAYACWNKEVHVFATQASAVHVVLLSKNYFQKRGPQRFKAKYFVFPDPGITTAEKGEASQVPLQEKPGPRTAEQKISYSAGNRSQAPLSLHTSLTSRNHIQASPLLIPELASTWGKAKEIQAWGTTHRAALTTPGASLSKSKVADTASSLASQPLCHLGEGQSSETFGRTTANLNVWEKNAQRGRSILPLCSSALSQTTLLSTHLLRSTESSGMGDWTKWLEIGRPENVVEYGLTPPKGVILNIRPSPFTLFASTNYLGARLPERAVSWEEEKMLTTLFKSQGGAPWEEVEDMQTYEVMGHFPRQSAGSSLPIISLINVVPEALQSELYSIPGTGVVDTIGLPLQMTNYVTVPDDLLLEPSAALETVENSAVDMFIWIESSQTTEMGLSLDTTPLLDTPQRQTGCHTISISPTVGISVASLEPSFPSFSSKDSLNYDVPSEWLPPSHRGGETETDLMSVLPSMARPFHLPTQPESTLEIKMIPTLYLGEGTNLDTEWLPQSTAVLSQLVSLKERVKAERTLVPPTAYPEFNVSLVPSFLASQMEWEWSFQLPVSPVETRRGTESALTFPGPRQPLTASEFPINLHPGLLKTDLEHVSHNLVVAPMESLLEAKLTSCLPTSCPVPTIGKKVLSVGEVRPLLPAARNILDKTFLLTPILKEAESTWEVTPDEPGAGLRNLFFSPSGVGSLDEGLQSASQLAPGLSLSEAIDTSPLSKSCSGSEACTNMAPLSAHIGESHHKPRGTSLRNHLGTNRLQAEIQSGEGTQVQTLRFPSSMMQKACGWRDCLLNLSTHPLGHKGDQTVCFAAVPLPVFSENMFPLETETLPSHLEVQQAGVIEVLPIRSCHVVLLDAVGEFSLSGSLNHLQVNIWCNWTIWAGPGKHIVVYVKGFGVSESCGENQDILVFQGVFSSVERKAACACETQGTLTFASQAWAVHILLFSMGSSPGHASRYFHAQYYVFPDPEAEELPRCASVSHADLDHARTRAKPGGWQQPANTLTWRNDGLSYRDQLVKELPQLNDKEELWVPESNGILDDEGVPRLLRPLRPQGLALKEQSPMAQSLLRPTESEKHSGGEDSMTLMSIPASNLSQWEKLENKAVNPGVTIPFPGHPSRTLSLTDLLSLQIPVPEAIPKVGTQVRLAQQISGPEAALRTVEVGDQGLIRRLALTKTSALYSSSSTVAPGGLSEGLRVHPSQVSSRGVLSKREKIPTTSSGAAECVTGPFTDVEEKQLTLTAGGQESGNGETPDSGSNTAQPSPRGETEDGSGVQLSGTLGSIQCLHVEPLDLETSRIDLITNNLPSGMSVSTPQAVSTTVQHEAGQDQDPKSEISPSPGVGVKNVAPNHFPGHTDVLFEVVVEMEHQARLPVGEFGVEKSLVESIKQKISKNLKFLSHKVDEMKLMEIKRRDAANVSLTFWLHLRAGKRNRSDSLLSQLRVLAGHGLHNQLKVLIGHSLGTRLKLKSLTIEDVNECKIGLEICGDEAECLNGVGTYLCRCKEGFEDYSPLQTGTLCVYAPQSGIGFLFSYLDVVVGAVVFATILLMLLIGILWLLTKARAEEGVLSLQEEVATPESPLPTPLAQAEPSIDLRLLSGHPAFSPYQPKLRAKVSDWALAQRAYPSEGFHVSVERSQCL
- the LOC103171200 gene encoding uncharacterized protein LOC103171200 isoform X2: MACLFHFLCFFCFLGTVRITWLLNPRLDSLTGQHEEEVITHFLRDVHPVGPEVRLSWTEVYMPVRRCHTVLKSKMGEFSLPAYQHRFPENIWCNWTIWAGPRNHILIYIWGFGGNTDCEKNTDKIVFQGVASVVENAIAYACWNKEVHVFATQASAVHVVLLSKNYFQKRGPQRFKAKYFVFPDPGITTAEKGEASQVPLQEKPGPRTAEQKISYSAGNRSQAPLSLHTSLTSRNHIQASPLLIPELASTWGKAKEIQAWGTTHRAALTTPGASLSKSKVADTASSLASQPLCHLGEGQSSETFGRTTANLNVWEKNAQRGRSILPLCSSALSQTTLLSTHLLRSTESSGMGDWTKWLEIGRPENVVEYGLTPPKGVILNIRPSPFTLFASTNYLGARLPERAVSWEEEKMLTTLFKSQGGAPWEEVEDMQTYEVMGHFPRQSAGSSLPIISLINVVPEALQSELYSIPGTGVVDTIGLPLQMTNYVTVPDDLLLEPSAALETVENSAVDMFIWIESSQTTEMGLSLDTTPLLDTPQRQTGCHTISISPTVGISVASLEPSFPSFSSKDSLNYDVPSEWLPPSHRGGETETDLMSVLPSMARPFHLPTQPESTLEIKMIPTLYLGEGTNLDTEWLPQSTAVLSQLVSLKERVKAERTLVPPTAYPEFNVSLVPSFLASQMEWEWSFQLPVSPVETRRGTESALTFPGPRQPLTASEFPINLHPGLLKTDLEHVSHNLVVAPMESLLEAKLTSCLPTSCPVPTIGKKVLSVGEVRPLLPAARNILDKTFLLTPILKEAESTWEVTPDEPGAGLRNLFFSPSGVGSLDEGLQSASQLAPGLSLSEAIDTSPLSKSCSGSEACTNMAPLSAHIGESHHKPRGTSLRNHLGTNRLQAEIQSGEGTQVQTLRFPSSMMQKACGWRDCLLNLSTHPLGHKGDQTVCFAAVPLPVFSENMFPLETETLPSHLEVQQAGVIEVLPIRSCHVVLLDAVGEFSLSGSLNHLQVNIWCNWTIWAGPGKHIVVYVKGFGVSESCGENQDILVFQGVFSSVERKAACACETQGTLTFASQAWAVHILLFSMGSSPGHASRYFHAQYYVFPDPEAEELPRCASVSHADLDHARTRAKPGGWQQPANTLTWRNDGLSYRDQLVKELPQLNDKEELWVPESNGILDDEGVPRLLRPLRPQGLALKEQSPMAQSLLRPTESEKHSGGEDSMTLMSIPASNLSQWEKLENKAVNPGVTIPFPGHPSRTLSLTDLLSLQIPVPEAIPKVGTQVRLAQQISGPEAALRTVEVGDQGLIRRLALTKTSALYSSSSTVAPGGLSEGLRVHPSQVSSRGVLSKREKIPTTSSGAAECVTGPFTDVEEKQLTLTAGGQESGNGETPDSGSNTAQPSPRGETEDGSGVQLSGTLGSIQCLHVEPLDLETSRIDLITNNLPSGMSVSTPQAVSTTVQHEAGQDQDPKSEISPSPGVGVKNVAPNHFPGHTAAVTLFPDLGNGSILESPHNPGDVLFEVVVEMEHQARLPVGEFGVEKSLVESIKQKISKNLKFLSHKVDEMKLMEIKRDAANVSLTFWLHLRAGKRNRSDSLLSQLRVLAGHGLHNQLKVLIGHSLGTRLKLKSLTIEDVNECKIGLEICGDEAECLNGVGTYLCRCKEGFEDYSPLQTGTLCVYAPQSGIGFLFSYLDVVVGAVVFATILLMLLIGILWLLTKARAEEGVLSLQEEVATPESPLPTPLAQAEPSIDLRLLSGHPAFSPYQPKLRAKVSDWALAQRAYPSEGFHVSVERSQCL